The DNA window TCGGAGCTACTCTACAGGACCAAGGTGGGGCTGGCAAGTTCGGATTTGAAGTGTTAGCAGTCAGTAAGAGAACTCTTAGTCAGAACCACACAGAGTTGATCAAGTCCTATTAATGATTTCCAGGTGTTTACTAAAAAGATGGCACTCGCACCCAGTATTCATTTTCTTACATTCTTATGGCACTTGCCAAGATAATTTCTTTGGCTGTCCAGTCCAAGTTTGGACAGGTCCTATATATATACCCTGAAATAAAATGAGGGGAGAGCTGAGGATGGTAGagaataaaatatgcttaaaaagcTAATTGCTCAATAGTGTGGGCAATTATTGTGGCGGCTATAAGAATCTCACTGTGTTTCTACCCTCATCGTAGCCAGatgtatgaaatataaaaagaaaagctatatTGCATTTGGGTAACATTTGGATTCAGATGTCAGCAGTGACAGTAACACAGCAAagtcaaataatttataaagaattgaTGCTGGCAAGGTCTTCCGGGTCCCTCCTAACATGGTCTTTTTCATCTAACTCCATAAATCCTCTAGCACCCAAGGTAGTGGACTTTTTCCCAGTAGGGACCAGGTCTTACTCATCTGTGTGTTAAGTACAGAGGCTGCCAAATCATTAAATGTTGATCGAATTAACAAATCCATTTCCTGGGCAAATAGACCATTGAAAATGGGATGCCTTGCCTTAGCAAGACACAAGAAAGGATagattttattaaacttttaggGGATcgctgggtggtgtggctcagtggattaaatgccagcctgtgaaccaaaaaaaaaggtCGTaaattcgattcccagtgagagcacatgcctgggatacaagccaggtccctggttgggggtatgcaagaggcaactgatcaatgtttctcttctctttctctctcccttcccctctctctaaaaataaataaataaagtcttaaaaaaaataaactttgaggggaaaaaactCCTTGAATCTTACATTAGTTAAGTGGAAGCTTGAACTTTACACTTTAAACAATTTAGCTTCCTCAAAGAAGAGAAATCAtaactgaaaaatacagacatgATGGCTAGGTGGAcaacatttagaaaaaattatttccagaatATGATAGCATTTTAAGAAAGCACCCCATAGTAAGGCTGAAAATAGTCACACTGAAAAAAGTTTTTGAATGAAAAGAGACAGATCTTAACCTTTAGGACCTGCTCAATTACTGCTTTATTCAGGATAGAGAAGGAGATTATTTTTTAGAACTTCAGAACAGAGAATGAGACAATTCAACTTTTGAGTTGCTAACGGCTGTTTGCTCataaatttgttctttaaaaaaaaaaaggaatacattgGTAGTAAATATAAATGGGAGCTAAGTGTTGAAGGGATACTGAGAAGGCTCACCTTCGGGTTATATTCTGCGTTCTTTGCCTGTAAAGCTATTTTCTTCAAATCCAATTTACAGGCCAGGTTTGCAGTAGAAACTATATTCCTAAAAAAATAAGTCAACTTAAAAATTAGATCAgacataaaaagaattaaaactaaCTTCCTCATTTCATAGGTTATATATTAGTGACTTTGTAGAGGGAGAATTATTCTAAATCTGAAATACACAGTGACATGGTCCCTAGTAAAATGTAAAACTCCCAAAGTAAAGTGATGACATAAAGTAGCTTTTCCAAAAATTGTATGACTGGCTGACTAAAATTGAATTCTAAATCTTTTTCAAAACTATGCCTCAAAATCACAAATACAATCCCAAATCAATTTGCAAGTTGAATTCACTTTTACATCTTCGTATTTTTTGTGTTTAACCAACTCCAACCACAATTTTCAGCAACTACATTGCCTTAGGATAAATACAATCTTTCGAAAATGTATATACTCTTGAATTGGggcttcattttatagaaaaccAAACTGTCCAAAGCCACAGTCTAGTAAGAACTGACAAAACCAAgaataataaaatctgaaattcTCTTCCCTACACTATTATCCTGAAATTAGTTGTCATCACattcagaaatataaaatgtgtacCCAGAGGCATCACACATCTGAACCCCCCAACAAACAACTTACTGTAGTTGAGGCACAATTTCAGAGCATTCTGAAACAGGGGTCATCGGAGTCATAGGAGTTATGGACGCCAGAGGCAAGGAGTTTGGTTTCTGCAGAGAGGGCTGGACTGAGTCAGCGTCACCAGGGGGCAGAAGTGAGTGGGAACTTGATGAACCGCTGCTGTTTAAGCCCAGGCCAGCTTTCTGTTTGCTAGATAATGGCAGCCTACTTTGCTGACTTTgagctttataattttcttcagtttcatgCTTGCTTCTAGTGACAGTCTGGTCTTTATTTTCTTGGGTAAGTTCATCTGGTAGGAAGCTAAGATCCACAGGTGAGAAACCACCAGATGTTTCTTTGACTTCTTCAAGATGTGAATTAAACACAGCCTCTGGATTGGATGAATTAGATATGTAGACATCATAAGGTGCAAGTGGGCTCAGCAGgggcagcccaggcggggcgagGTCATCCTAAGCCGTTCccaaaacagacagacaaaacaCAACAAACAGAACAGTGTGTCACACCAATGGGGTAGCACCATGGCCAGCAGACAACGTGTCCAGGATGAGAGGCAGTTCAATACAGCTGATACCCGTGCTCTGTCTTTCCCCGCAAAGTATTCTGTTATAGTGTCGCAGCACACTTAATAGAAGCAGAGAAGTATTTAACATCCAGAAAAAGCATGTTGTATAAACTGCTTGTCCAACTCTAGTTAGATCTGTAGTAAGTTGCCACTCTGTATccaattttgtaataaaagcaaCCATGCTCTAAATTATGTATAGTTTGAAGAGAACAGAATTACTCTACTCCTTAAATTAATTGTAAACTTTAGTTGATTTAAAGACTTTTTTAGCGTTTTACATTCATACTTTATATAGAAGAACAATAAGTGAAGGAAGTTTTAAGATACAGCTTGCGTGCTAATCAAGACTCCACTGGGGAATCACTGTTACTCCTTCTAGGCAAAGGACAGATAAAAGGTTCTAGTTATGTAAATTTGTAATAGGAAAAAGTGATTGAAATTTAAATGGCAAGGATAGTTTAAAtcaatatattgtattttcagTCCAGGAAAGGCTGCTCAATTTCCATTAGTATCAACTGAGGAAATGAGGTGTGTAACTGAGGGAAACAGCGACTGTGAATTCATGGAGTTTCTATGGAAAAAATTGATTACCTTGATGCATATATTACCACCTGCTTTGCCGAAGTTGCAGGCCGAGGTTCTAGACTTTGAGCACTGCTTGCAGGGTAGCCTAACCCTTAGCTCTTACTTCTGACAACTGAATAGCGAGGAATGCCTCTTGTCTCTTTGCATCTCCTTGGTGACAAAGCCACCTCAGCCAAGATAACGGTGTCTGGCCAGATCCTACTGAGTTGCTGGGGTACTACAAGCCCAGCAGACGCCAGGGGTGACTGACTATCAAAGAAAACACTCAGAAGCACGCAGTCATTCTCTTGAAGTATGATTTTTAAacgtatttcattttaaattgtgtaagtagcccccaccccacagaTTGGCCCCCGGTAAAAGTGAGCTGGGGACTGGGGACGCTGGCCCTTACTTCTCTCGGTTGTTTTCCTTCATCTCTCCCGTCGGGGCGGGAAAGGATCTCAACAGCCAATTTACACCAAAGTCCCACACCTGCAATGGTCAGcgtctcccctcctttctcccactgGGGCATTTTAGCAGGGGGCAAAACTCTCACCCGAGGAAGCTAAACTTCaacaaggaatttaaaaaggTGGCGGACGGAGACTTGACCTGGAgcggtgagcacacaatacaacaCACACATACGTTGCGGatctgtgcacctgaaacctatacagtgttattaaccagtgtcatgccaataaattcataaaaataaaaacacatttttataaataaggagtAAAACAAGGAATTTAAGGCAGTGGCAACAAGATATCGAAGGGGGGCGTTTTACGGCAATGGAACCTTGAGTTTGCCCGTGGGAGCACACCTCAGAGAATGTACTGATAGCGTGTGCGCTGCGCCCTCGACCTTGTAACTGAAGAAACTTTTTGTTGAACGGTTTTTGCAGAACCATCACTTACTCGTCTTTCCCAGAACCTCTGCTGCGTGGGCTTTCCTTTGCTGCGTTACAGGCTATGGGGCGTCCCTATCTCTGCCTCAGCCCCCATCATCGTGTATTTAAAAATCCTCCCTTCACcgcaatccccccaccccatttcgcATTAAGTGGCTCTCTGGCTTTTGTACCTTTGAAGACTCCTTCCTCTCTTGTCTACAATACTTGActctaaagattttaaaaattaaatgaaatgacacTTAAGAATCACAAGTTGAAAGAAGCCACAGATGCTTCCAATTCACATTTTGGATTCACCCTAGACTAGGTTCAAGGTCTGGTTTGCAACCTTAGGCAAGTGATTTCACCTCTCGAAACTTCTATTTTTCTGGTGAAAGATGGAGCTAATCAAGCCCACATCTTAGGAATTTTATGCGATAAAGCAATCAAAGCCCTTACAGCGCAGGACTCGGCGCTCAAGCAATAGAGCGGGGCGCTGACTCTGACTCTGGGACAGTGCGGCAGCCTCCAGGCTCACCTGGGCGGCGCACTGGTCCAGGTAGAGCTCCAGGTACGTCTCTTCGTCCTCCATGAGCGGAGGTCTCACTCTGGGGGCCGTGGGAACA is part of the Desmodus rotundus isolate HL8 chromosome 7, HLdesRot8A.1, whole genome shotgun sequence genome and encodes:
- the TBPL2 gene encoding TATA box-binding protein-like 2, which gives rise to MEDEETYLELYLDQCAAQDDLAPPGLPLLSPLAPYDVYISNSSNPEAVFNSHLEEVKETSGGFSPVDLSFLPDELTQENKDQTVTRSKHETEENYKAQSQQSRLPLSSKQKAGLGLNSSGSSSSHSLLPPGDADSVQPSLQKPNSLPLASITPMTPMTPVSECSEIVPQLQNIVSTANLACKLDLKKIALQAKNAEYNPKRFAAVIMRIREPRTTALIFSSGKMVCTGAKSEEQSRLAARKYARVVQKLGFPARFLDFKIQNMVGSCDVRFPIRLEGLVLTHQQFSSYEPELFPGLIYRMVKPRIVLLIFVSGKVVLTGAKERSEIYEAFENIYPILKGFKKA